Within the bacterium genome, the region GCGGTATTTGACCAAGAAGTCAGCGATTGGGATGACAAAATCATCATAGAGACTTTGAAGGAATTCCAAATCTTTGTTTTGGTCAAAGTGGTGGCGCAGCGCCCAAAGGACGAGGGCTGTGCCGTCTTCTTGGAACGGGATTGTCGGTTGACCATGCACGATCCACGGATGCCATGAGGCGCCCATTGAGCCATCCGCATGATATTTGTGCATAAGCATTGGATGGTCTTTTGGCAGAATGCCTTGGCAGAACCGGAAGAACTTGCGCGTAATGTCTGGATAGCCGATTTGGTCCAGCGCATAGCAGGCAAACGCGCCATCTCGCGGCCACACATAGGAATAGTGGGCGCGAGCAGTTTCCATAATGTCCGAATCATTGGCGGCGATAACCGCACCGCGATCATCAATCTGCGAGCGGATGATGAGAAGGCTTCGCTTGAAAAGCCTTGCAACGTTATCAGGAAGGGTATCGAGTTGAGGCGGCGCTTTGCCTAACCATGCTTCCCAATACTGGGCAGTGCTGTTAAGGCAATCATCAAAACCACGTTTCATGACCCTTTTATTAGTTTCCACGACCTTAACCAAGTCCTCATCTGCGACTATCCAGTATTGAACAGGGCACTTTTGGCTAGCTTTGGTCTGGACACGGAAGGATATCGTGCTGTCAACTGAACCTTGGGCGATGGAGTTCATCGAAAGTTGACCGTCCTCCGCATCACGCCAGGTACCTTCGAAATCCAGAAAGCCCTTGATACCGGTGGCGTATTCATAGATACCATGATCGCCGGTTGAACCACCTATCAAGAGGTAGTTGTGCATCTTATAATGAATAACCGAATCGGAATAGGGATCGTAAAAAGCCGTGTCGCCGATGTCACTTTCGCCAAGACGGAAATCGTGAGTGAAGAAGAGTCTTATCTCCCTATCCTTTTTGGAAAGATTTTCGATGATCACTTCTTTGAGATAGGCATTCTCATGGTGGTAGACGGCATCACGGATATGAAGGGTGACCTGTAGTTCTTTATTGGTGGCAACCACATTCGTGACGAGAGTGTTATCGAAGTAGTCAAGCTTGCGCTCCCAGCCTTCGTGATCTACCCATGCGAACTTATTTTCAACCCAAACCCCCATCCGTATTTTGTAGCCGTTGAGGTGGTTATACAAACCGACGTAGGGGTAATAAAAATCCCTTATATTAAGCTTGTCGTCAAAGTTGACGAGCAGTTGTCCGTTTCCGATTACTAATGGTCGTGGCATAATTATATTATTGGCTAATAAGTTGAAACCTCCTGCAAGATAAATAAAAAAAGGGCAGGAAATTTCCTGCCCTTTATGAACAACGAGGCTGTTTAAGCTAGTAGCGTAATTTTGTTGATGAAGAGCCTGCTTCGACGATGTAATAATTATTCCCATCCTTTTCAATTGTGAAGCTTACATAAACGGTGCGTGTGTCGCTATCGTCGAGGCGATAGATGTGAGTTCCATAAAGGACATACTGGCCGTTGTCACGTTGGGTTACACGATTGATGGTGAAGCTTTCCGTGTCTATATTCTCGATTGCGTCCTGTGACATCTCTGCATAATCATTGGCGCTGAGTGAATAAGCATATTCACCGTCCAGGTAGATAGCGACTTTGCTGTTATTGTCGAGATGTGGT harbors:
- a CDS encoding glycoside hydrolase family 15 protein, which gives rise to MPRPLVIGNGQLLVNFDDKLNIRDFYYPYVGLYNHLNGYKIRMGVWVENKFAWVDHEGWERKLDYFDNTLVTNVVATNKELQVTLHIRDAVYHHENAYLKEVIIENLSKKDREIRLFFTHDFRLGESDIGDTAFYDPYSDSVIHYKMHNYLLIGGSTGDHGIYEYATGIKGFLDFEGTWRDAEDGQLSMNSIAQGSVDSTISFRVQTKASQKCPVQYWIVADEDLVKVVETNKRVMKRGFDDCLNSTAQYWEAWLGKAPPQLDTLPDNVARLFKRSLLIIRSQIDDRGAVIAANDSDIMETARAHYSYVWPRDGAFACYALDQIGYPDITRKFFRFCQGILPKDHPMLMHKYHADGSMGASWHPWIVHGQPTIPFQEDGTALVLWALRHHFDQNKDLEFLQSLYDDFVIPIADFLVKYRDKDTSLPLPSWDLWEERLGVNTFTAAAVWAGLISAQRIARVFGDNREKEYGLAAQEIKNGMLEHLWSEEHTRF